CCAGTAACAAACCTAAGAGGGTAAGTTTCTTCATGTATCTGTGTGTATGTTTAAAGTAAAAAGCTTACTTGGGTAGGAATGTTCGGCTTTATTGTAGGACTGGCAGACTTCTAAGATAATACATTCAATGAATTATACAACAAAAAAGTTCGGGCCTAGGACCCGAACTTCTATAACAACACAGCGCAAGAAAGACTATCGTTTAAGCGTAAATGCTCTTGTAATATTAAAGCCGAAATAAATATCGCCATCACCCCACTTGCCGGTTGTTTTGGCTAAATACGCAGGCCCAACCATCCCTTGGGAATTAGAAAATACCAGTTGAAAAACGTGTCCTCCGGTTTCTATATCCATTCCAAAAGAAAGCGAATTAGTAATGTCATTTGTCACTATTTGGCCATCAGGCACATAGTTGTATTCAGCATTTATACTAACACGCTTAGATACTTTCATACGTCCCCCAAAGCCAATAGCAAAAACATTATTATTATCCTCCTCTGTTGGCACAAGATTAAAGTGCATCCAACTTGGTGCTAATTGCAAAGAAAGATTCCTGGAAAACTTTCTTGCCAGAAGTGCTTGCGTAAGATAAGAAGTACGGAAGGTACCATTCAGATATGGCTTATCGCTGTACTTTAATGTTGAATAAGCGATCAAACCATATAAGCTTGCCGAAAAGGGCATGCCTTGTTCTTTCTGTTGCAAGGCTTTCCATTTAAAGGAGCCATCATAAGTTTTATCATGCGAGCTTCTACCTATTCCAATAGACAAGCGGTCAGATATTCCATAATCCAATGCAAACCGGATAGTGGCATTATCTAACCCCCATAATTCATAAGCGCCCTCATTTAATCGTCCAAAGCGGTGCATGATCATGAATTGCAGCCCTCCCTTTGCCGGAGACTCGATCGTAGGCATATTTACAATCTGTGTAGCCTTAAATGTGCCTTTAACAATGCTATTTTCATTGATTGAAGAATCATTTACAAGTTGTGCCAATGAAGAGTCCTGTGCCTTAATACAGGATCCAAAAAGTAAAAAAGATATAAAGATGTAAAACTTCTGCATATTAATGATTGATAGGGTAATCTACTTTAACCTTCACATCAATACGCTCTGCTATCTTATCGCGTACGACGGATGGTATTTTAATATTAAAATCGCCTGGTAATAATTGAAAATTAGCGGTACCCGTTAGTTTACCACCTTGAATTTGCAATACGGCAGGAACGGTAACATCTTTGGTAACACCATGAAAGGTAATCTTACCACTGACTTGTACAGGATAGCTACCCTCTTTTTGCGTATTCACTTCTCCAGTATAGCTTCCTGTAAAGCTGGTTTTAGGATACGTATCACTTTCCGCATAGTTTTCATTAAAATGCTGTTGCATCAGTTCCTTACGGAAAAGAAAACTCTTGACCAACGCAGAAAAGGCAAGGGATTTTTTCTGCAGATCAATAGCGGCTACCACCTGATTGTTTTCCGCCTTTATATCTTCCATTGGCGTCTTCGAATAGAAACCTAAGAAGCCGTTTCTGGTTATCAATGGTTGCGAGCTGGCAAACATGCTAAGTAAAACGGCAGCTATAGTTATAGATAATACTTTCATAAGTTGGTATTAGTTATTTGGTGAACCACTATTTACCCAGCTTTTGATCTTATTAATATTACAGTCAG
This genomic interval from Flavisolibacter tropicus contains the following:
- a CDS encoding DUF5777 family beta-barrel protein, which codes for MQKFYIFISFLLFGSCIKAQDSSLAQLVNDSSINENSIVKGTFKATQIVNMPTIESPAKGGLQFMIMHRFGRLNEGAYELWGLDNATIRFALDYGISDRLSIGIGRSSHDKTYDGSFKWKALQQKEQGMPFSASLYGLIAYSTLKYSDKPYLNGTFRTSYLTQALLARKFSRNLSLQLAPSWMHFNLVPTEEDNNNVFAIGFGGRMKVSKRVSINAEYNYVPDGQIVTNDITNSLSFGMDIETGGHVFQLVFSNSQGMVGPAYLAKTTGKWGDGDIYFGFNITRAFTLKR
- a CDS encoding YceI family protein → MKVLSITIAAVLLSMFASSQPLITRNGFLGFYSKTPMEDIKAENNQVVAAIDLQKKSLAFSALVKSFLFRKELMQQHFNENYAESDTYPKTSFTGSYTGEVNTQKEGSYPVQVSGKITFHGVTKDVTVPAVLQIQGGKLTGTANFQLLPGDFNIKIPSVVRDKIAERIDVKVKVDYPINH